One Dysosmobacter welbionis DNA segment encodes these proteins:
- a CDS encoding ABC transporter ATP-binding protein, with protein sequence MIEVNGLVKRFDGFAALDGAALSVPAGSVYGLVGPNGAGKSTLIRHLTGIFRQDAGTVRIGGEDVWENAALKARIAAIPDDWYYFLQSSIRDMMRFYRGFYPAFSMERYEKLKEVFQLDEKRPIRRLSKGMQKQAAFWLALCCMPDYLILDEPVDGLDPVMRRQVWSLVLADVAQRGTTVLVSSHNLRELEDVCDHVGIMDHGRVLLERSLAQLQDNMVKLQVVFPDGMTEVPSDLPVLHASQIGRIHTFIMRMSAQEAEDRLAAYSPLLVDAVPLTLEEIFIYELGGADYAVKDIVL encoded by the coding sequence ATGATCGAAGTGAATGGCCTGGTGAAGCGGTTCGACGGCTTCGCAGCCCTGGACGGCGCCGCGCTGTCGGTGCCGGCGGGCAGCGTCTACGGCCTGGTGGGTCCCAACGGCGCCGGTAAGTCCACCCTGATCCGCCACCTGACGGGCATCTTCCGCCAGGACGCGGGCACGGTGCGCATCGGCGGCGAGGATGTGTGGGAGAACGCCGCCCTGAAGGCGCGGATCGCCGCCATCCCTGACGACTGGTACTACTTCCTTCAGTCCTCCATTCGGGATATGATGCGCTTTTACCGCGGATTTTATCCCGCTTTTTCCATGGAGCGGTATGAAAAGCTGAAGGAGGTCTTTCAGCTGGATGAAAAACGGCCTATCCGCCGCCTCAGCAAGGGTATGCAGAAGCAGGCGGCCTTCTGGCTGGCCCTGTGCTGCATGCCGGACTACCTGATCCTGGATGAGCCGGTGGACGGTCTGGACCCGGTGATGCGCCGGCAGGTGTGGTCTCTGGTGCTGGCGGATGTGGCCCAGCGAGGCACCACGGTGCTGGTTTCTTCCCACAACCTGCGGGAGCTGGAGGACGTCTGCGACCACGTGGGCATCATGGACCACGGCCGCGTGCTGCTGGAGCGGTCCCTGGCCCAGCTGCAGGACAACATGGTAAAGCTGCAGGTGGTGTTCCCCGACGGGATGACGGAGGTGCCGTCGGACCTGCCGGTGCTCCACGCCAGCCAAATCGGCCGCATCCATACCTTCATCATGCGGATGAGCGCCCAGGAGGCAGAGGACCGTCTGGCGGCGTACAGTCCCCTGCTGGTGGACGCAGTGCCCCTGACCCTGGAGGAGATCTTTATTTATGAGCTGGGAGGTGCGGACTATGCAGTCAAAGACATCGTACTTTAA
- a CDS encoding ABC transporter permease, whose translation MSWEVRTMQSKTSYFNATLFRKNLTRFWPLWGLASFIGALFPLAVLLDMVHRGWNVLSAPDFTGMYYDAVSAVPVINLVYAALCAMAVWSYLYNARSVGLMHTLPIRREGLFLTNFLSGLSMTLIPYAVTGVLCVVVSLCGGAFDAKGLAVTVLAVLGESFFYFSSATFVAFITGNAFTMPPLYALLHFLAVLLDWLISSFAQGFIFGFSTYYTGVVEWLSPTVYLVNNVRCARQYVEVQQTFPDGTPYTSRLLTSADLESFWLIGVYALVGLALAALALILYRRRRSETAGDVVAVGWLRPVFRYGVAGLCALLGGQFLYSLFWYGFQQGEYYDTLPMVVCLLAAGAIGYYGASMLLAKAFKVFRGSWKGLGIVLAGCALVCCVLHFDLLGVADRVPEASQIQTLEIRIADNTYTLTPEKDADLLEQVRALHQTVVADESYVREMEARRSSTWSEDETPNTAYTGLNLTYTLKSGTRIDRWYSLLITRDRLAQPETYDYLLDQFVNSDTVKARRLHLDDDFWTVSGGSLYIDTRGEGYELGSREGDAILKAVGRDLTAGNWGDYDWFSGDSGSSYAMDLGLDFESADKERYDWISVHVTPAMTETVDCLERLGLVTRADLVTYRQLYPEDYGADGSSIWQEVPHTGENAVVYTEDTTSAMVSPA comes from the coding sequence ATGAGCTGGGAGGTGCGGACTATGCAGTCAAAGACATCGTACTTTAACGCCACGCTGTTCCGCAAGAACCTGACCCGGTTCTGGCCGCTGTGGGGCCTGGCGTCCTTTATCGGCGCTCTGTTCCCTCTGGCGGTGCTGCTGGATATGGTGCACCGGGGCTGGAACGTCCTCTCCGCACCGGACTTCACCGGTATGTACTATGATGCGGTGAGCGCCGTGCCCGTCATCAATCTGGTCTACGCCGCCCTCTGTGCCATGGCGGTGTGGAGCTATCTATACAACGCCCGCAGCGTGGGGCTGATGCACACCCTGCCTATCCGGCGGGAAGGGCTGTTCCTCACCAACTTCCTCTCCGGCCTCTCCATGACCCTGATTCCCTACGCGGTCACCGGGGTCCTGTGCGTCGTGGTCTCCCTGTGCGGCGGGGCCTTTGACGCCAAGGGGCTGGCCGTCACCGTCCTGGCAGTGCTGGGTGAGAGCTTCTTCTACTTCTCCAGCGCCACCTTCGTGGCCTTCATCACCGGCAACGCCTTTACCATGCCGCCGCTGTACGCCCTGCTCCACTTCCTGGCGGTGCTGCTGGACTGGCTGATCTCCTCCTTCGCCCAAGGGTTCATCTTCGGCTTTTCCACTTATTACACCGGGGTGGTGGAATGGCTCTCCCCCACCGTGTATCTGGTCAACAACGTCCGGTGCGCCCGGCAGTATGTGGAGGTCCAGCAGACGTTCCCCGATGGAACGCCTTACACCTCCCGCCTTTTGACCTCCGCAGACCTGGAGAGCTTCTGGCTGATCGGCGTCTACGCCCTGGTAGGACTGGCGCTGGCTGCCCTGGCCCTCATCCTCTACCGCAGGCGCCGCAGTGAGACCGCCGGCGACGTGGTGGCCGTGGGCTGGCTGCGGCCGGTGTTCCGGTACGGTGTGGCAGGGCTCTGTGCCCTGCTGGGCGGCCAGTTCCTCTACTCCCTGTTCTGGTATGGCTTCCAGCAGGGGGAATACTACGACACGCTGCCCATGGTGGTCTGCCTGCTGGCGGCAGGGGCCATCGGGTATTACGGCGCCTCCATGCTGCTGGCCAAGGCCTTCAAGGTGTTCCGGGGCAGCTGGAAGGGCCTGGGCATTGTGCTGGCGGGCTGTGCCCTGGTCTGCTGTGTGCTGCATTTCGACCTGCTGGGTGTGGCGGACCGGGTGCCGGAGGCCTCCCAGATCCAGACCCTGGAGATCCGGATTGCCGACAACACCTACACGCTCACGCCGGAGAAGGACGCGGACCTGCTGGAGCAGGTCAGGGCCCTCCATCAAACGGTGGTTGCCGACGAATCCTATGTTCGGGAGATGGAGGCCCGCAGATCTTCCACCTGGTCTGAGGATGAGACCCCCAACACGGCATACACCGGCCTGAATCTCACCTATACTCTGAAAAGCGGCACCCGGATAGACCGCTGGTACTCCCTGCTCATTACCCGGGACCGACTGGCCCAGCCAGAGACCTATGATTATCTGCTGGACCAGTTCGTGAACAGCGATACTGTAAAAGCCCGGCGCCTCCATCTGGATGACGATTTCTGGACGGTGAGCGGCGGCAGCCTGTACATTGACACTCGTGGCGAGGGCTACGAACTGGGCAGCCGGGAGGGTGACGCCATTCTCAAGGCAGTGGGCCGGGATCTGACCGCCGGGAACTGGGGGGATTACGACTGGTTCTCCGGCGACAGCGGCAGCAGCTATGCCATGGACCTGGGGCTGGACTTTGAAAGTGCAGACAAGGAGCGTTACGACTGGATCTCTGTCCATGTGACCCCTGCCATGACGGAGACGGTGGACTGCCTGGAGCGCCTCGGCCTGGTGACGAGGGCAGATCTCGTCACCTACCGGCAGCTGTATCCGGAGGACTATGGGGCGGACGGCTCCTCCATCTGGCAGGAGGTTCCGCACACGGGTGAGAATGCGGTGGTCTACACGGAGGACACCACTTCCGCCATGGTCTCCCCGGCATGA